One part of the Chloroflexota bacterium genome encodes these proteins:
- a CDS encoding carbohydrate ABC transporter permease: MDSNALVIKSRKSTRSRMRSGLMTLVAGIIALLFFFPIFFMVSSSFKAESEIFATPVHWIPQDFQGLGRYAYAFELTPLHWWFFNSFLVSGVQTVTTIFFSALAGYGFAKFSFPGRNLFFIFILSILTVPFQVLLIPLFVLIRNFGWQDSYMGLIAPGLVTAFGVFMMRQFAYNIPDELLDAARIDGASEFRIFNSIVLPMLGPASASLAIITFLFSWNNFIWPLVVVQDQKLLTLPVGLTFFTQPQTGEPKWAVAMAVSTMATIPVALLFIFFQRYFVEGMMVSGLKG, from the coding sequence ATGGACAGCAACGCTCTTGTGATCAAATCCCGAAAGAGTACGCGCTCAAGAATGCGATCGGGCCTTATGACTCTCGTCGCCGGCATCATTGCTCTGCTCTTCTTCTTCCCCATATTCTTCATGGTGAGTTCCAGCTTCAAGGCGGAATCGGAGATCTTCGCCACTCCCGTCCACTGGATTCCCCAGGATTTCCAAGGTTTAGGGCGCTACGCGTACGCGTTCGAATTGACGCCGCTCCACTGGTGGTTCTTCAATAGTTTTCTGGTTTCCGGCGTCCAGACCGTGACCACCATATTCTTCAGCGCCCTGGCCGGCTACGGCTTCGCCAAGTTCAGCTTTCCGGGCCGCAACCTCTTCTTCATCTTCATCCTGAGCATCCTGACCGTACCCTTCCAGGTTTTGCTCATCCCCCTGTTTGTTCTGATCCGCAACTTTGGCTGGCAGGACTCTTATATGGGCCTGATCGCGCCGGGATTGGTCACAGCGTTCGGTGTTTTTATGATGCGGCAATTCGCCTACAACATCCCCGACGAGCTATTGGACGCCGCGCGCATCGACGGCGCCAGCGAGTTCAGGATCTTCAATAGCATCGTCCTGCCGATGCTGGGCCCCGCATCGGCCAGCCTGGCCATCATCACCTTTCTTTTCAGTTGGAACAACTTCATCTGGCCCCTGGTGGTTGTCCAGGATCAGAAACTGTTGACCTTGCCCGTGGGCTTGACCTTCTTCACACAACCGCAGACAGGCGAGCCGAAATGGGCTGTGGCCATGGCAGTGTCTACCATGGCGACCATCCCGGTAGCCCTGCTGTTCATCTTCTTTCAGCGCTATTTCGTCGAGGGCATGATGGTCTCCGGGTTGAAAGGCTAA
- a CDS encoding sugar ABC transporter permease: protein MQAFRPGGKQRSVVARRQIWGLIFVLPAVLFFAIFFLYPIVTGIYYSMTDFTLLRPPQWVGLENYLDLFTRDRLFKKSLAVTIGFVLGSTIPVWILSLGAALLFAQVFRGREFFKALFFTPLLPSIVVISVVWRVLLNPSGVITAIIGPLVGQSQIPWLYDLTLSPLMSIMVHDWHIIPFYMLIWLAGLMAVPVELREAAIIDGANRLQVLWHVELPLLRPTAVFVAAISTIRAFQGFSIQFVMSPNQGGPVDVNTTLGVVIWKYGFQFFRMGDAAAVSMILFAIIIIFTALQMTVGRSEDFSLK, encoded by the coding sequence ATGCAAGCATTCCGACCCGGGGGAAAGCAACGATCAGTGGTCGCTCGGCGGCAAATCTGGGGCTTGATTTTCGTGTTGCCGGCGGTTCTCTTCTTCGCCATATTCTTTCTTTATCCGATCGTTACCGGCATCTACTACAGCATGACCGATTTCACGTTGCTGCGGCCGCCGCAGTGGGTAGGGCTGGAGAACTACCTGGATCTTTTCACGCGCGATCGCCTCTTCAAGAAATCGCTGGCCGTGACGATAGGCTTTGTGTTGGGTAGCACCATTCCCGTTTGGATTTTATCACTGGGCGCTGCCCTCCTCTTCGCACAGGTCTTCCGCGGGCGCGAGTTCTTCAAGGCTCTCTTCTTCACGCCGCTGCTGCCTTCCATCGTCGTGATCTCTGTCGTTTGGAGGGTGTTGCTCAACCCCAGCGGTGTGATTACCGCGATTATCGGGCCACTGGTCGGGCAGTCCCAGATTCCGTGGCTCTACGACCTCACGCTGTCCCCCCTCATGTCGATCATGGTCCACGATTGGCACATCATCCCATTCTACATGCTCATTTGGTTGGCGGGACTGATGGCGGTGCCTGTGGAACTGCGCGAGGCCGCAATCATCGATGGCGCCAATCGTTTGCAGGTACTGTGGCACGTGGAACTACCGCTCCTACGCCCGACCGCCGTGTTCGTCGCCGCCATCTCGACCATTCGCGCCTTTCAGGGGTTTTCCATCCAGTTCGTCATGAGTCCCAATCAGGGCGGTCCGGTAGACGTCAACACTACCCTGGGCGTCGTTATCTGGAAATATGGCTTCCAGTTCTTCCGCATGGGCGATGCGGCCGCGGTGTCGATGATATTGTTTGCCATTATCATCATCTTCACGGCCTTGCAGATGACCGTAGGTCGCAGCGAAGACTTCTCGCTCAAGTGA
- a CDS encoding DUF1343 domain-containing protein, with the protein MAVQFGIDLLLKERLDLITGSRVGLISNAMAVTGDLTGTVDALLRQPEVELAALFGPEHGFSGGAHDAIPVDSSTDARTGLPIHSLYGEQLKPTARMLAGIDILVFDIPEVGVRFYTYMTTLLYAMQAAAAHGLPVIVCDRPNPIGGEVVEGPILKPGFESFVGCGPLPVRHGLTIGELAQLFNTDWGVGCDLAVVPCAGWRRDMWFDETGLPWVPPSPGIPKLETAAVYPGTCFIEGTSVSEGRGTALPLEVLGAPWVDPWALADSLNDLGLAGVRFRPAFFEPTASKWADQPCGGVQVHVLDRDIFRPVTMGMHLIATIKTLYANYFAWQLPHFDHLAGT; encoded by the coding sequence ATGGCAGTACAATTTGGAATCGACCTGTTATTGAAGGAACGCCTGGATCTCATCACAGGATCGCGCGTGGGACTGATCAGCAACGCTATGGCGGTCACCGGCGACCTGACCGGCACTGTCGATGCGTTGCTTCGGCAACCGGAGGTCGAGCTTGCCGCGCTATTCGGTCCCGAGCACGGCTTTTCAGGTGGGGCTCATGACGCGATACCGGTAGATTCATCTACCGATGCACGCACCGGCCTGCCCATCCACAGCCTGTATGGCGAACAGCTCAAGCCTACCGCCCGGATGTTGGCGGGCATCGACATCCTGGTATTCGACATCCCGGAAGTAGGGGTGCGTTTCTACACCTACATGACGACCCTCCTCTACGCTATGCAGGCGGCAGCAGCGCACGGCTTACCGGTGATCGTCTGTGATCGCCCGAACCCCATCGGTGGTGAGGTGGTGGAAGGACCGATACTGAAGCCCGGTTTTGAAAGTTTCGTGGGCTGTGGCCCGCTGCCGGTGCGCCATGGCTTGACCATTGGTGAACTGGCGCAGCTCTTCAACACAGACTGGGGCGTTGGCTGCGATCTGGCGGTCGTTCCCTGCGCTGGCTGGCGGCGGGACATGTGGTTCGACGAGACCGGGCTACCCTGGGTTCCCCCTTCGCCCGGCATCCCCAAGCTGGAAACGGCGGCGGTGTATCCTGGCACCTGCTTTATCGAGGGTACCAGCGTAAGCGAGGGACGGGGCACCGCGCTGCCGCTGGAGGTCCTCGGCGCGCCCTGGGTGGATCCCTGGGCCCTGGCGGATTCCCTGAACGATTTGGGGCTTGCCGGCGTGCGCTTCCGACCCGCCTTCTTCGAGCCAACAGCAAGCAAATGGGCTGATCAACCCTGCGGCGGCGTACAGGTTCACGTCTTGGATCGCGACATCTTTCGCCCTGTTACCATGGGAATGCACCTGATAGCAACGATCAAGACTCTCTACGCCAACTATTTCGCCTGGCAACTGCCTCATTTCGACCATCTGGCGGGTACGGA
- a CDS encoding BadF/BadG/BcrA/BcrD ATPase family protein produces the protein MSPGEEALVCGIDGGQTSTRCVLANRQGEVLGHGQSLPLTHLDASGGRERFGKSITQALQDAWADARLEPLSLAALVVGATGIVAGTREAESAKTILADLVQSRAVHVCSDAKIALAGAHGGSPGIVIIAGTGTIAMGIDGNSRVARAGGWGWLIGDDGSAF, from the coding sequence ATGAGCCCCGGCGAGGAGGCGTTGGTCTGTGGCATCGACGGCGGGCAGACCTCGACCCGCTGCGTGCTGGCCAACCGGCAGGGAGAAGTCCTCGGTCATGGCCAAAGCCTGCCATTGACCCACCTGGACGCAAGCGGGGGGCGGGAACGATTTGGCAAGTCCATAACTCAAGCTCTACAAGATGCGTGGGCAGACGCCCGCTTGGAACCTCTCTCCCTGGCAGCCTTAGTCGTGGGCGCCACTGGCATCGTCGCCGGCACCCGTGAGGCCGAGTCTGCAAAGACGATCCTGGCAGATCTCGTGCAATCCCGGGCTGTTCACGTCTGCAGCGATGCCAAAATTGCTCTGGCCGGCGCCCATGGGGGATCCCCCGGCATCGTCATCATTGCGGGGACGGGGACTATTGCTATGGGCATTGATGGCAATAGCCGTGTCGCACGCGCCGGCGGCTGGGGATGGCTGATCGGCGACGACGGCAGCGCCTTCG
- the murQ gene encoding N-acetylmuramic acid 6-phosphate etherase, with product MSEFVIGVDGGASKTSAVVMDRQAQVMGRGRGGSSNVHVVGLAGMRRALWDAMQEAASSAGVDLSQAARVTWALAGSGRAQDTRQIEELQGVMLPGTRGQVVTDALAALMGGAGTRIGAVLIAGTGMIAYGENAAGDQARAGGWGYALDRGSAYSLAQQALRAVARAADQSDLPTGLSKRIIGFLGLAQASDLVRWIYAPERAVSDIAALAPLVLDTAQAGDLVAAEVVALGADALADAAAAVAGRLNLESNPFPLVLAGRLLTNNEFYRQVVNQAVRTRLPSVRPQLPHDAADVGAGLLALESLGYALSSATWNEPPAKLVWTSEQRNVLTNDLDLLTTLEMVGLMHLADRRAVAALRPNLPAIATAVDAIAARMIRGGRLIYVGAGTSGRLGALDAAECPPTFNADPGQVVGIMAGGRTAFATAKEGAEDDRGAGRLAIAETETSSLDSVVGIAASGRTPFVAGALEEARDREALTVALICNLPSPLAGLADHVIAPLVGPEIITGSTRLKAGTAQKLVLNMLSTLVMVRLGKTYGNLMVDMRQQNLKLRDRAVRIVAEACGIDEARAEDALDASQRDVKVAIVSQLIDDSPEEARALLAQAGGLVREALAGAQ from the coding sequence ATGAGCGAATTCGTGATCGGCGTCGACGGTGGTGCCAGCAAAACATCGGCCGTCGTGATGGACCGGCAGGCCCAGGTAATGGGTCGCGGCCGCGGGGGATCTTCAAACGTCCACGTCGTCGGTCTGGCAGGTATGCGAAGAGCCCTTTGGGATGCCATGCAGGAGGCAGCTTCCTCCGCGGGCGTTGACCTAAGCCAGGCCGCCAGGGTCACCTGGGCTCTGGCCGGTAGCGGTCGAGCGCAGGATACTCGCCAGATAGAGGAACTACAGGGGGTGATGTTGCCGGGCACCCGGGGCCAGGTGGTGACCGATGCCCTGGCGGCCCTAATGGGCGGCGCAGGTACTCGTATCGGGGCAGTACTCATCGCAGGCACGGGGATGATTGCCTACGGGGAGAATGCGGCCGGTGACCAGGCCAGGGCCGGTGGCTGGGGATATGCGTTGGACCGCGGCAGTGCCTACTCATTGGCCCAGCAGGCCCTCAGAGCGGTCGCCCGAGCGGCCGATCAGAGCGATCTTCCTACCGGCCTGAGCAAGCGCATTATTGGTTTCTTGGGGCTGGCGCAAGCTTCCGATCTGGTCAGATGGATCTATGCACCGGAACGAGCCGTCAGCGACATTGCCGCCCTGGCACCGCTGGTTCTCGATACGGCCCAGGCAGGCGACCTGGTAGCGGCCGAAGTCGTGGCCCTGGGCGCCGATGCTTTGGCCGACGCCGCCGCGGCTGTGGCTGGCCGCCTGAACCTGGAATCTAACCCCTTCCCCCTGGTACTTGCCGGCAGACTCCTGACGAACAATGAGTTTTATCGCCAGGTGGTGAACCAGGCGGTGCGCACCCGGCTGCCTTCGGTCCGACCTCAATTGCCGCATGATGCTGCCGATGTGGGTGCCGGTCTGCTGGCGCTGGAATCGTTGGGATATGCTCTTTCGTCAGCAACCTGGAACGAACCGCCCGCGAAGCTGGTCTGGACATCAGAACAGCGCAACGTCCTCACGAATGATCTGGATCTGCTCACTACCCTTGAGATGGTTGGTTTGATGCACCTGGCCGACCGGCGTGCCGTGGCAGCCCTGCGTCCCAACCTGCCGGCGATCGCAACTGCGGTGGACGCTATCGCCGCCCGCATGATCCGGGGTGGTCGGCTGATCTATGTAGGCGCGGGCACGTCGGGGCGGCTGGGCGCGTTGGATGCTGCTGAATGCCCTCCCACCTTCAACGCCGATCCGGGCCAGGTGGTCGGTATCATGGCCGGCGGGCGAACCGCATTCGCGACCGCTAAGGAAGGAGCAGAGGACGACCGGGGAGCTGGCCGGCTGGCTATCGCAGAAACCGAGACAAGTTCCCTGGACAGCGTGGTGGGGATCGCTGCCAGCGGTCGCACCCCGTTTGTGGCTGGCGCGTTGGAAGAGGCCCGCGATCGGGAAGCCCTTACGGTAGCCTTGATCTGCAACCTGCCCTCTCCACTGGCCGGGTTAGCGGATCATGTGATCGCTCCACTGGTTGGCCCGGAGATAATCACGGGATCCACCCGTTTGAAGGCCGGTACGGCCCAAAAACTCGTGCTCAATATGTTGAGTACGCTGGTCATGGTGCGCCTGGGCAAGACCTACGGCAATTTGATGGTCGACATGCGCCAACAGAATCTCAAGCTTCGGGATCGAGCCGTGCGCATCGTAGCCGAGGCTTGTGGCATTGACGAAGCCCGTGCCGAGGACGCGCTGGATGCCAGCCAAAGGGACGTCAAGGTCGCCATTGTCAGCCAACTCATCGACGATTCACCGGAAGAAGCGCGGGCGCTGTTGGCGCAGGCTGGCGGTCTGGTACGCGAGGCGTTGGCAGGTGCGCAATGA
- a CDS encoding extracellular solute-binding protein, with translation MNLKHHSLMARLLVLVAVLSLVAAACVAPAAPPAQQAPAQEAEQPAPAEEAEPAAEPVTIRLWMHDHAPRVPIDEERIAQFMEENPDITVEYELVPDFFTALNTALASGEGPDVFNQFTPFNAQYYLEGILAAVDPAGWGFESVDEVKALYGEGEIADNLLAGATYDGGLYGVPTELSAYACFTNDDLWKEAGLDPATDFPTTWEEMVDVAEQLTVRDEDGNPIQRGFDFNWTAAMYMMLHFNPMVQQLGGNMIDDQNYAANINTPEVKKVLSYWNDWANEYNLGGPQYTASRDAFQAGELATECSFGNWGAPLIEDAGINYSIHPQLRWADGVNDSGFANFAFYLMVNSRADPAKQAAGWKLIAHLTGAPDRYLNEAGLFQPVASYVASDDFAANEIMPVFVDEINKSFFHPRFVGFNETIDSMGRMRDRVVIGGEDIDTVLAETEEEISEILARAKEDATGQ, from the coding sequence ATGAATCTCAAGCATCATAGCTTAATGGCCCGGCTGCTGGTCCTAGTGGCCGTGCTATCCCTGGTTGCGGCAGCCTGCGTAGCGCCGGCTGCGCCGCCCGCCCAGCAAGCGCCGGCCCAGGAGGCTGAACAGCCTGCGCCTGCGGAAGAAGCGGAACCGGCGGCCGAGCCGGTCACCATCCGCCTGTGGATGCATGACCATGCGCCCCGCGTGCCCATCGACGAGGAGCGCATCGCCCAGTTCATGGAAGAAAATCCCGACATCACGGTCGAGTATGAACTCGTTCCCGATTTCTTCACCGCGCTCAACACCGCGCTGGCATCGGGAGAAGGGCCTGACGTGTTCAATCAGTTCACGCCGTTCAACGCCCAGTACTATCTTGAGGGCATTCTGGCAGCTGTTGACCCCGCTGGCTGGGGCTTCGAATCCGTTGACGAAGTCAAGGCCCTGTATGGAGAAGGCGAAATCGCCGACAACCTACTGGCCGGCGCTACCTACGATGGTGGGTTATACGGCGTACCTACCGAGCTCAGCGCTTACGCATGTTTTACCAACGACGATCTCTGGAAAGAAGCAGGACTCGATCCGGCGACCGACTTCCCCACGACCTGGGAGGAGATGGTCGATGTTGCCGAACAGCTTACGGTACGTGATGAGGACGGCAACCCCATCCAACGCGGTTTCGACTTCAACTGGACCGCTGCTATGTACATGATGCTGCACTTCAACCCCATGGTTCAGCAGTTGGGCGGCAACATGATCGACGACCAGAACTACGCGGCAAATATCAATACGCCGGAAGTCAAGAAAGTCTTGAGCTACTGGAACGACTGGGCCAACGAATACAACCTGGGTGGTCCCCAGTACACTGCCTCGCGCGATGCGTTCCAGGCAGGTGAGCTGGCGACCGAGTGCTCCTTCGGCAACTGGGGCGCACCTCTTATCGAGGATGCCGGCATCAACTACAGCATCCATCCCCAATTGCGTTGGGCGGATGGCGTGAACGACAGCGGGTTCGCTAACTTCGCCTTCTACCTGATGGTCAATTCCCGCGCCGACCCCGCCAAGCAGGCTGCGGGCTGGAAGCTAATCGCCCACCTGACCGGGGCTCCGGATCGCTATCTGAACGAGGCCGGCCTGTTCCAGCCAGTGGCATCCTACGTGGCGTCGGATGATTTTGCAGCCAACGAGATCATGCCTGTATTCGTGGACGAAATCAACAAGAGCTTCTTCCATCCGCGTTTCGTGGGCTTCAACGAGACCATCGACTCCATGGGGCGGATGCGAGATCGCGTCGTCATCGGCGGTGAGGATATCGACACCGTCCTGGCGGAAACGGAAGAAGAGATCAGCGAAATCCTGGCCCGTGCCAAGGAAGATGCGACCGGGCAGTAG